The Thermobifida halotolerans sequence CGCCCCGGCCAGGAGGCGGTGTGCCCGCAGCAGCCGGGCGCGCACGGTCCGCTCGCCGCTGCGCGTGGCGTAGGCGACCTCGTCGAGGGAGAGTTCCTGCAGTTCGTGCAGTACCCAGCAGGCGCGCTGCCCGGGCGGGAGCAGGGTGAGGGCGCGGGCGAGGGCGTCCTCGGCGGGAAGTGGGCGCTCGGGGACGCCGCCGGGCTCGGGGGAGGAACGGCCGCGCGTGGCGTTGCGGAACCGGTCGGTGACGGCTCGGTGCATCCAGACGCCGAACGCGCGGTCGCGGAGCAGCTCCGGCAGGCGCTGCCAGGCGCCGACGAACGCCTCCTCGACGGTGTCCTCGGCGGCCGCCCGGTCGCCGAGCAGCCGGTGGGCCAGCGCGACCACGGCCGCGCCGTGGCGGCGCACCAGCTCGGCGAAGGCGTCGTCGTCTCCCTCGGCGGCCCGGACGGTGAGCAGCCGGTCGTCCGGGCGGGCGGTCTCGGCCGCGGCGGCCGTCTCCCCACCGCGAATCAGGGGCCTGTCGCCCATTCTCACTCCTTTGCGTCCTCGGCCGGTTCGGTGCGGGGCGTCGCCGCGCGGCGGCGGGGCTACTCGGCGCGCCGGGTGCGGTGCCGTGCGACCCGGAACCGCGCCTCGGCGGGCAGGGCGTCCCAGCCGGTGGAGTGGACGGCGCGCCGTAGCGGCCCCGACCACAGGCGGCGCAGTACCGCCATCGGCGCTCCGCGCGGGGTGAGCGTGACGGCGACCAGTGCTCGGGGGCGCCGGGCTCCGCCGGTGATCCGGGCGCGGGCACGGTCGACATCCGGCAGTCGGGCGGTGTCGTCGGCGATGGCGTCGGCCAGCGCGCCGCCGTCCAGGGTGGTGCCGCCGTCCGGGGTGGTGCCGCCGGGCGGCGGTATCTCCAGGTCGGGCTGCCCGCGGCGGCCCAGGAGCCACCACAGCGCCAGTAGTGCCAGGAGCACGGTCGGGACCAGCCACCACCAGAACTGGTCGGTGAGGCCGGTCAGGGCGGCGCGGTCGAGCAGCGTCCCGCGCGGGTTCGACCAGGGCCACCCGCCGGGGAGCGCGAGGCCCCAGCGCCGGTAGAGGTCCAGGCCGCCGGCGAGCGCGAGAAGGCCGCCGACCAGCAGGACGAGGCCGATCAGGGCCAGCAGGATCCGGTTGGTCGCGGTGCGTGTGTTCATCGGCCTCCTCCGATCCGTGTGTCCTGCCGCGCCGGTCAGCGCAGCCGCCGCGTGCGCACGGCGATCCGCGGGGTACGCGCCGGTCCGAGGGCGTCGACCTGTTCGCGCAGCACGTCCGTCACCTCGCCGCGGACCTCGCGCGGGTCGCGGAAGCGCACGTCCACCCGGGCGCGGACGCGGCGTCGGCCCACGCGCACCCGGACCCGGCCCACACCGGGAACGCGCATGAGCGCGTCGCGGAGCAGCAGGGCCGCGCCCGCGCGGTCCAGATAGGCGTCCGTCGGGTTGGGAGCGTCCCCGGGCGCCGCCAGGGGCAGCCAGTTGCGCAGGCCCGGGGTGAGGGCGATCACCAGCAGCCACACCCCCACAGCCGCGGCGACGGCGGCACCCGCGAGCACCCAGGGGTCGCCCAGGGGGCGGGTGGTCAGTTCCTCGGTCAGGCCGA is a genomic window containing:
- a CDS encoding RNA polymerase sigma factor, producing MGDRPLIRGGETAAAAETARPDDRLLTVRAAEGDDDAFAELVRRHGAAVVALAHRLLGDRAAAEDTVEEAFVGAWQRLPELLRDRAFGVWMHRAVTDRFRNATRGRSSPEPGGVPERPLPAEDALARALTLLPPGQRACWVLHELQELSLDEVAYATRSGERTVRARLLRAHRLLAGAGPAAAPDRLAEAARRLRERPTAVDRDALADRVVAAVRAVAAPGRPLPLGDPGEELWLLDTAAARVLRAAADSVAGVRAAGCRLTLRDGRVRAAMTLAVAPHAPLAGPARRTRLSVLGSAERILGLDLDGVDLEIVDLLEPPPGVPGEER
- a CDS encoding DUF6286 domain-containing protein; amino-acid sequence: MTLDRPPSPNASPAASVREPAPGPTDAGASAVPDLRPHRSRRLWSRRDIPAALVALAVLAACTALLYGAAAVWAGAATGNWLLGLTEELTTRPLGDPWVLAGAAVAAAVGVWLLVIALTPGLRNWLPLAAPGDAPNPTDAYLDRAGAALLLRDALMRVPGVGRVRVRVGRRRVRARVDVRFRDPREVRGEVTDVLREQVDALGPARTPRIAVRTRRLR